One segment of Solanum lycopersicum chromosome 1, SLM_r2.1 DNA contains the following:
- the LOC101247066 gene encoding Golgi SNAP receptor complex member 1-2, whose amino-acid sequence MSKDLSMEILQESGWEELRKEARKIEGDLDVKLSSYAKLGARVTQGGYVEAGSPTLGSSRSWKSTEMEIQSLLEKLLDVNDSMSRCAASAASTTSVTQKLARHRDILHEFTQEFRRIKGNISSMREHAELLSSVRDDISEYKASGSMSPKMHILRERAAIHGSISHIDDVINQAQTTRAALGSQRALFGDVQGKVKQLGDKFPVIRGLIGSIRRKKSRDTLILSAVIAACTLFLIIYWLSK is encoded by the exons ATGTCTAAGGATCTGAGTATGGAGATACTGCAAGAATCTGGGTGGGAAGAACTACGCAAAGAGGCTCGCAAGATCGAAGGTGATCTTGATGTTAAGCTCTCTTCTTATGCAAAGCTTGGTGCTAGGGTCACACAAGGAG GTTATGTAGAAGCTGGTTCCCCAACTTTAGGATCCAGCAGGTCGTGGAAGTCCACGGAAATGGAGATTCAATCATTACTTGAGAAGCTACTGGATGTAAATGATTCTATGAGTAGATGTGCGGCATCTGCAGCATCTACCACTTCTGTTACTCAGAAACTCGCAAGGCACAGGGACATACTTCATGAATTTACCCAG GAATTTAGGCGTATTAAGGGAAATATAAGCTCAATGAGGGAACATGCTGAACTTCTTAGTTCTGTGAGAGATGATATCAGTGAGTATAAG GCATCAGGAAGTATGTCGCCCAAAATGCATATATTGAGGGAGAGAGCTGCTATACATGGAAGCATATCTCAT ATTGATGATGTGATTAACCAAGCTCAAACAACTAGGGCTGCCTTGGGTTCACAAAGAGCTTTATTTGGTGATGTTCAAGGAAAAGTGAAACAACTGGGCGACAAGTTTCCTGTCATCCGTGGGCTAATTG GCTCAATAAGAAGGAAGAAATCAAGGGATACACTCATTCTATCAGCAGTCATTGCAGCTTGCACTTTGTTTCTTATAATCTATTGGCTCTCGAAGTAA